A window of Massilia sp. NR 4-1 genomic DNA:
CGCTCAGATTGCCTTGGCCAAGCGGGAACTTCTGGCCGTGGCCCATCACCATATTGGCCTTGACGAAGCCGGCGGCCGTGTAGGTCCGGGCCATGCCGGCGCCGATATTGAAGGAACGGTCGCCCCACAGCGGCGGGAAGACAGGCGTCTTATTGGCGTCGGCGATGCCTTCGCCATTGGCGCCATGGCAGACCGCGCAATGCTCGCTATAGATCTTCTTGCCGTTTTCCGGATTCGGCACGATGCCGCGGTCGATCATGGCCACGCCACGTCCCGGAACCTTGTCGCCCGGACGGTACTCGCCTTTCATCCAGTCCATATAGGCCACCATGGCTTTCATCTCCGCGCCTTCCAGGGGCAGCGGTGCGCCATTCATGGACCGCTTGAAGCAGCCGTTGATGCGTTCAGCCAGGTTGATGACCCTGCCCGCGCGCGGCGCTTCCGCCGGGAAGAAGGCCGAGACGCCAAGGAAAGGCGAACCTTTGGCCACCGTGCCGCCGTTCAAGTGGCAGCTGCTGCAGTTGATATCGTTGCCCACATGCTTGGGCAGCAATTGCCGGGTCTCGGTCATCAGACGCATGCCCTGCACCAGTTGCGGCGCATTCGCTTCCTTGAGCAGCGCGGCGAAGCGCGGGGTCTTGGTGTCGCTGCCCGCGAGCTGCTGCAGCTTCAGCTCCTCGCGCACCTTGGCGACCTGCTTGGGCGTCACCGGTTCGCCGCGATTGCCCCACTGGCTGCGGACAAAGGTCAGGATTTCGGCCAGCTCATTGTCGGACAGCGTCGCATACGACGGCATGCCGAACGAACGTGGCGAGGTCTGCGTCACCGCCGACTGCCAGCCGCTGAGCGCGATGTGGATCACCGTGGTCGGGTCTTTGGACTGCACGGAATCGTTGCCCGCCAGCGTAGGGAAGATATCGCCGACGCCACGGCCGTCGCGCCGGTGGCAGGTGGCACAGAACTGCACGTATCCAAGGCCGCCACGGCTGTTGTACATGGCCTTGTCGTTGGCCGCGACTGGCACCGGCGCGGGCGCCTGCTTGCGCGCCATGCGGGATTTGTCGTCGGTCGGCAGCGCATGCAGGTATGCCGCCAGCGCGGAAAGATCGCTGTCGGTGAAGTGCTGGGTGCTGTGGGTGATGACCTCGGTCATGCTGCCGGCGGCGGTGCCGTACTGGCTGCGTCCGGTTTTGAGCAAGCTGACGATATCGGCCGGCGTCCACAGGCTGCGCAGATTGATCGCGTGCCAGGAGTCGAAGGTGAAACCGGCCAGGTATTTGTCGCCATTGCCGCCAAGGTGGCCCATGGTTTTTTCCTGGAAGGCCATGCCGCGCGGCGTATGGCAGGAGCCGCAATGTCCCAGGCCTTGCGCGATATAGGCGCCGCGGTTGAATTCCGCCGACTTTTTGGCATCAGGCTGGAACGGCTTGTCGTCGAGGAAGACCGCATTCCACAGGCCCAGACCCCAGCGCATATTGAATGGGAATTTCATATCGCTGGCGCGGTTGGGCTGCACAGCCGGGGCTACGCCGGCATTCAGGTAGGCGAACAGCGCCTGCATGTCTTCCTTCGTCATCTTGGCGTAGGAAGGATATGGCATCGCCGGATACAGATTATGGCCGTCGGCGGCCACGCCTTTGCGCATGGCGCGGTCGAACTGTTCGAAGCTGTATTTGCCGATCCCGGTTTTGGGATCGGGCGTGATATTGGTACTGTAAATGGTGCCGAATGGCGTTTTCAGCTCCAGGCCGCCCGCCATCGGTGCGCCTTTCGGACTGGTATGGCAGGCAACGCAATCGCCAAGACGTGCGACATATTCGCCACGCTTGACCAGGCTGGCTTTGGTCTCGGGAGAAACGGCAGCCTGCGACGGTGATGGCGCCGCTGTCGCCGTGCCGCTTGCAAATAATGTAGCACTTAGGACAACAGCCGTGGCCATCCACTGGATTGCGCCGCCTGATCGGCTCCGGACTGGGATCGGTGAAGAGCGGCGTTTGAGGAAGGGACGGGGGGAGCGGCGTAAGCCGGTTGCAACGACAGATGCGATGTTCATAATTACCCTTTGTAGATCCAGGGCAAGTTTACGCGCGCCCGTCCAGCGCAGAAATCGGAAGAAATTGCAGGTGGTATAGGGAATTTTCCCTATAGGAAACTCGGACGACACACTGTCTTTATCGACTGGCGGCGGGCGCGGGCGCCGGTTTGACGTGGGATTGCGGCACTTCATAGTCGTATTCGGCGAGGATGCGGCGGTAGGTGCCGTCGGCGCGCATGGCGTCGAGCGCCGCCTTCCATTTATCCAGCTCCTCGGCCGGCACATCGCGCGAAGCGGCGAGATAGATCGCAAAACGCTGCAGCACGGCGGCGCGGCGCAGATCGGCCACCGGCAGTCCGGCCTGGCGCTGGGCCTGGCGGATGCTGTTCCAGGCGCCGATCCAGGCCACGATGCGGCCGGCCGCCAGTTTGCGCGCGTTCAGCGGCTCCTCGGCCACCTCCTCCAGCCGCGTCAGGCCGCCGGCGTGGGCGATTTCCGCCGCGATGCCGCCGCGCATGGCGCCGACCGCCTTGTCACGCACCGCAGCCAGGCTGTCGATGGCTTCCTCGGGATGTTTTTGCGTAATCAGGACGAATTCGTCTTCCAGCAGCACCACCCGCCATTGGGCATTCTTTTCGCGCGCCTTGCTGCGGCCCAGGGGCATGATCACATTGCTGCCGAGACGTACGGTTTCCAGCGCCCGGATGAAGGGCATCAGCTCGATTTTGTGCGGATAGTGCATGCGGCGCGCCATTTCCGCCACCAGGGCGCAGCTGGCGCCGCCGACGCCCTCGCCTTTCGCCTCGCAGAAGCCGGGAATGGCGCCGGCGATCAGGCGTACCTCCGCCGCGGTGGCCGCTGGCAGGGCCAGGGCGGCGGCGAGGGCAAGCAGCAGGCGGTGGATGTTCATGGGCGGGATGCGCTAAGCGGGCTGAAACTAGCATACCGCTATGGCAGGACTTAGTTCAACAACAGCGCGGCCCGGTTGAGCATGGCGCCCCCGCCGATCAGCCAGATAAACAACAGACCGGCCAGCAGCAGCGGACGCCAGCCCGCCTGGCGCACGGCGCTCAAATGCGTGCTCAGTCCCAGGGCGGCCATGGCGGCGGCCAGCAGCAGCGTATCGGCCGCCAGCAGGGTCTGCACCAGGGCGGCGGGCAGGACGCCGGCCGAGTTCAGCGCCGTGGCGGCCACGAAGACGAAGGCAAACCAGGGCACGGTGATAGGCGGCGCGTCCGCCCCCTGCCGGCCGCGCTGCGCGCCGCGGCGGCCCAGCCAGAAAGACAGGGCCAGCAGGAACGGGGCCAGCATCATCACGCGCACCATCTTGGCGATCACGGCCAGATCGGCGGTTTCCGGGCTGATGGCGCGGGCGGCGGCCACCACTTGCGCCACTTCATGGATGGTCGAACCGGCATACACACCGAAACCGGCGGCGCTGGACGGCAGCCAGTGCAGCTGCTGCCGGTACAGCCAGGGATAGAGGAAGATGGTGGCGGTGCCGAACAGCACCACGGTGGAAACGGCGACCGTGACCTGTTCCGCCTTCGCCTTCAGCACCGGCTGGGTGGCCAGCACGGCGGCGGCGCCGCAGATCGAGCTGCCGGCGCCGATCAGCATGGCCGTGTTGCGCTCCAGGCCGAACAGGCGGCGGCCCAGCAGCAGCGCCAGGGCGAAGGTCGAGCACAGCACCAGCGCATCGCTGAGCACGCCGGACCAGCCGATCTGGGCGATATCCTGCAAGGTCAGGCGGAAACCATACAGCACGATGCCGGCCCGCAGCAGCATGCCCTTGCTAAAGACGATGCCGGGCTGGGCCGCACCCTGCATATGGCGGCCGGCGGTATTGCCGAGCACGATGCCCAGGCAGATGGCCAGCGTCAGCGCCGAAAAACCATGCCGGGCCAGCCAGTCCAGCTGGCCCAGGCCCATCGCCAGCCCGCCCAGCGCCGCCGACAGCGCCACGCCGGGCAGCATGGCGCGCACCCACGGCATCCCGCCGCCGGCGGCGGCCGGTGGCGCAATGCCGGGCTGGCGCGGCACGGACGCGCGGCCAATAGCGGAGGCGGCGGCGTCGGGCAGGTGTTGCGGCTTCATAATCTTTCCTTGGTGAATCAAATAGGGGAATGATAGGAAGCTTGCATCAATCTGAGAAACGAATTATTTTTCTATTTTCAAGTTAAAAAACAGCTTATGCGTCTCTCCCTCAAGCAATTGCAAGTCTTCGTGGCCGTGGCCGACAGCGGCAGCACGGCGGCGGGAGCCGATGCGGTCGCCCTGTCGCAATCGGCCGCCAGCGCGGCCTTGAACGAGCTGGAACGCCAGTTGCGCGTGCAATTGTTCGACCGCGTCGGTAAGAAGCTGCTGCTGAACGACAGCGGCCGCCAACTGCTGCCGCAGGCGCGCCAGATGCTCGACGCCGCCCTGCAGATCGAAGGCCAGTTCCAGCACGCCCACGGCGGCATGGTGCGCATCGCCGCCAGCACCACCATCGGTATTTATCTGCTGCCGCACATCCTGGCGCGCATGCAGGCCGAGGGCGCCAGCGCCCCGCCCTCGGTGCGCATCGAAAACAGCATGGCGGCCGCCGCCGCCGTGGCCGCCTACCAGGCCGACTTCGGCCTGATCGAAGGCCCGTGCCGCGAACCGGAGCTGCTGGTCGAGCCATGGCAGGAAGATGAATTGATCATCGTCTGCGCGCCGCGCCATCCGGTCACCCGCCGCCTGCGCGATGGCAAGGCGCCGGTGGCGGCGCTGGAACAGGCCCGCTGGCTGCTGCGCGAAGCCGGTTCCGGCACGGCCGACGCCGTCGACAGCCTGCTGCTGCCGCAATTGCACCATCTGCGCGCGGCCGCCCAATTCGGCAATTCGGAAGCGATCAAGCATGCAGCAGCGGCCGGCCTGGGCCTGGCCTGCCTGCCGCGCCTGGTGGTCGCCGACCTGCTGGCCCTGGGCCGGCTGGTGGAATTGCCCACCGATCTGCCGCCGCTGCGGCGCCAGTTCTACCTGATACGCCAGCGCGGCAAAAGCCTCTCGCGCTCGCTCGAAGCGGTGCTGGACGCTTGCCGCGCACGGCCGCTATGAGGGCGTCTGTTTTCGGCACACACTGATAGTATTGGTGAGAATCTCGCGCATTCGCTTCGGCATAATCATGTAGGGAGTTCTACCTTGCAAGGAGATTGCATGATACAACCCGGATTGCGTCCCCGTATCCTGATCGTCGACGATCAGACGGCGCACATGGGGGCACTGTGCGATATCCTGCGCGAAC
This region includes:
- a CDS encoding c-type cytochrome, which translates into the protein MATAVVLSATLFASGTATAAPSPSQAAVSPETKASLVKRGEYVARLGDCVACHTSPKGAPMAGGLELKTPFGTIYSTNITPDPKTGIGKYSFEQFDRAMRKGVAADGHNLYPAMPYPSYAKMTKEDMQALFAYLNAGVAPAVQPNRASDMKFPFNMRWGLGLWNAVFLDDKPFQPDAKKSAEFNRGAYIAQGLGHCGSCHTPRGMAFQEKTMGHLGGNGDKYLAGFTFDSWHAINLRSLWTPADIVSLLKTGRSQYGTAAGSMTEVITHSTQHFTDSDLSALAAYLHALPTDDKSRMARKQAPAPVPVAANDKAMYNSRGGLGYVQFCATCHRRDGRGVGDIFPTLAGNDSVQSKDPTTVIHIALSGWQSAVTQTSPRSFGMPSYATLSDNELAEILTFVRSQWGNRGEPVTPKQVAKVREELKLQQLAGSDTKTPRFAALLKEANAPQLVQGMRLMTETRQLLPKHVGNDINCSSCHLNGGTVAKGSPFLGVSAFFPAEAPRAGRVINLAERINGCFKRSMNGAPLPLEGAEMKAMVAYMDWMKGEYRPGDKVPGRGVAMIDRGIVPNPENGKKIYSEHCAVCHGANGEGIADANKTPVFPPLWGDRSFNIGAGMARTYTAAGFVKANMVMGHGQKFPLGQGNLSDQDAVDVAEYFSHMPRPDFPEKVKDWPKGGKPKDARY
- a CDS encoding ABC transporter substrate-binding protein, whose product is MNIHRLLLALAAALALPAATAAEVRLIAGAIPGFCEAKGEGVGGASCALVAEMARRMHYPHKIELMPFIRALETVRLGSNVIMPLGRSKAREKNAQWRVVLLEDEFVLITQKHPEEAIDSLAAVRDKAVGAMRGGIAAEIAHAGGLTRLEEVAEEPLNARKLAAGRIVAWIGAWNSIRQAQRQAGLPVADLRRAAVLQRFAIYLAASRDVPAEELDKWKAALDAMRADGTYRRILAEYDYEVPQSHVKPAPAPAASR
- a CDS encoding YeiH family protein translates to MPWVRAMLPGVALSAALGGLAMGLGQLDWLARHGFSALTLAICLGIVLGNTAGRHMQGAAQPGIVFSKGMLLRAGIVLYGFRLTLQDIAQIGWSGVLSDALVLCSTFALALLLGRRLFGLERNTAMLIGAGSSICGAAAVLATQPVLKAKAEQVTVAVSTVVLFGTATIFLYPWLYRQQLHWLPSSAAGFGVYAGSTIHEVAQVVAAARAISPETADLAVIAKMVRVMMLAPFLLALSFWLGRRGAQRGRQGADAPPITVPWFAFVFVAATALNSAGVLPAALVQTLLAADTLLLAAAMAALGLSTHLSAVRQAGWRPLLLAGLLFIWLIGGGAMLNRAALLLN
- a CDS encoding LysR family transcriptional regulator; translated protein: MRLSLKQLQVFVAVADSGSTAAGADAVALSQSAASAALNELERQLRVQLFDRVGKKLLLNDSGRQLLPQARQMLDAALQIEGQFQHAHGGMVRIAASTTIGIYLLPHILARMQAEGASAPPSVRIENSMAAAAAVAAYQADFGLIEGPCREPELLVEPWQEDELIIVCAPRHPVTRRLRDGKAPVAALEQARWLLREAGSGTADAVDSLLLPQLHHLRAAAQFGNSEAIKHAAAAGLGLACLPRLVVADLLALGRLVELPTDLPPLRRQFYLIRQRGKSLSRSLEAVLDACRARPL